In Fimbriimonadaceae bacterium, the DNA window AGGACAACATGATCGAGTGGGAGGGTTACACCGACCCGCGCACGGGCCTGCGCTTCTATTCGCTGTACGGCGAGCACCGCAAGCCGACCCCGGCGATGCTGGAGGGGGTGGACGTGTTGGTCTACGACGTGCAGGAGGTGGGGGCCCGTTACTACACGTTCATCTGGACTCTGGCGCTGTGTCTGGAGGCGTGCCGGGAGGCGGGGGTGCCGGTGCTGGTGCTCGACCGGCCCAACCCGATCGACGGGGTGACGGTGGAGGGCCCGGGGGCCGACCCGGCCTACGCGAGCTTTGTCGGGCTGTACCCGTTGCCGGTGCGGCACGGCATGACGGTGGGCGAGGTGGGCCGTCTGTTGGTGGAGCGGTACATCCCCGGGGCCGAGATCGACGTGGTGGAGACGGACGGGTGGGACAGGCGCGACCTTTTTCCCGCGACGGGGCTGCCTTGGGCGCTGCCGAGCCCGAACATGCCGACGCCCGACACCGCCCTGGTTTATCCGGGGCAGTGCCTGCTGGAGGGCACGAAGCTGAGCGAGGGCCGGGGGACGACGCGGCCCTTTGAGATCTTTGGCGCGCCCTACATTGACGGCTGGCGGTTGGCCGAGGAACTGAACGCCACCGGTCTGGGGGGCGTGGTGTTCCGGCCGGTGCAGTTCCAGCCGACCTTCCAGAAGCACAAGGGCGAGGTGTGCCAGGGGTGTTTTATCCATGTGTCCGACCCGGGCACGTTCCAGCCGGTGCGGGCGACGGTGGCGTTGTTGCACACGGTGCGCCGGCTGTGGCCCGACGCCTTTGCCTGGCAAGACCCGCCGTATGAGTACGAGCACACCTTGATGCCGGTGGACATCTTGTGGGGTGGGCCGTGGCTGCGCGAGGGGGTGGACGCGGGGACGCCGTTGGCGACGCTTTTTGAGCGGATGGACGACTCTTTGGCGGACTGGGCGGGGCCGAAGGCCCCCTGTTAACCTTGCGTTAACCTGGGGCGGACGAAAT includes these proteins:
- a CDS encoding DUF1343 domain-containing protein, translating into DNMIEWEGYTDPRTGLRFYSLYGEHRKPTPAMLEGVDVLVYDVQEVGARYYTFIWTLALCLEACREAGVPVLVLDRPNPIDGVTVEGPGADPAYASFVGLYPLPVRHGMTVGEVGRLLVERYIPGAEIDVVETDGWDRRDLFPATGLPWALPSPNMPTPDTALVYPGQCLLEGTKLSEGRGTTRPFEIFGAPYIDGWRLAEELNATGLGGVVFRPVQFQPTFQKHKGEVCQGCFIHVSDPGTFQPVRATVALLHTVRRLWPDAFAWQDPPYEYEHTLMPVDILWGGPWLREGVDAGTPLATLFERMDDSLADWAGPKAPC